One Oscillospiraceae bacterium genomic region harbors:
- a CDS encoding cytidine deaminase: MEKAEIQSLIRDAFEAQKFAYVPYSRFHVGAALLGKNGTVYKGCNIENAGYTPTNCAERTALFKAVSEGEREFTAIAIVGSKVGEKNTLVTGPCGVCRQALFEFGGPSLTVIMAKSEDDYIVTTLGELLPYGFGPANLD, translated from the coding sequence ATGGAAAAAGCAGAGATCCAAAGCCTGATCCGCGACGCCTTTGAAGCCCAGAAGTTTGCCTACGTGCCCTACTCCCGCTTCCATGTGGGCGCGGCGCTGCTGGGCAAAAACGGCACGGTCTACAAAGGCTGCAATATCGAGAATGCCGGTTACACCCCCACCAACTGTGCCGAGCGCACCGCCCTGTTCAAGGCGGTCAGCGAGGGTGAGCGGGAGTTTACCGCGATTGCCATCGTGGGCAGCAAGGTGGGGGAGAAGAACACCCTTGTCACCGGCCCCTGCGGGGTTTGCCGCCAGGCATTGTTCGAGTTCGGCGGCCCGAGCCTGACCGTTATCATGGCCAAGAGCGAGGACGATTACATCGTGACGACCTTGGGTGAACTGCTGCCCTACGGCTTCGGCCCGGCGAACCTCGATTAA
- a CDS encoding ABC transporter permease encodes MLQALHAEWQKARRRHDLVLCLTFAVILYLWLGSTAPTGQDELANAYSALFFGVPIINTILLPVLMAVLASRLWDVEVKGYTAKLLYTLQSRRSLFFGKAVFGLGEIVLMVALEAAVLLLLGHTQGYTEAFPAGQFAYLNLCTLTVCTMLYFSELLLALWFSNPLPAVCVGIIGALLGLFSAFMPQIASYFVPWGYFVPLCSYEVKVWDQASHTVLYGTRPCNWGLLVFTFGLAVSLFGVCWRVMCNKEV; translated from the coding sequence ATGCTGCAAGCCCTGCATGCCGAATGGCAGAAAGCCCGCCGACGCCACGATCTTGTGCTGTGCCTTACCTTTGCGGTCATCCTCTATCTCTGGCTGGGCAGCACCGCGCCCACCGGGCAGGATGAACTGGCCAACGCCTACAGTGCCCTGTTTTTCGGCGTGCCCATCATCAATACCATTTTGCTGCCGGTGTTGATGGCCGTACTGGCCAGCCGGTTGTGGGATGTGGAGGTCAAAGGCTATACAGCCAAACTGCTTTACACCCTGCAAAGCCGCCGCAGTTTGTTCTTCGGCAAGGCGGTGTTTGGGCTGGGGGAAATTGTGCTGATGGTCGCGCTGGAAGCCGCCGTCCTCCTGCTGCTGGGGCACACGCAAGGCTACACCGAGGCCTTTCCTGCCGGGCAGTTTGCCTACCTCAACCTCTGCACGCTGACGGTCTGCACCATGCTTTACTTTTCGGAGCTGCTGCTGGCGCTGTGGTTCAGCAATCCCCTGCCTGCGGTGTGCGTGGGCATCATCGGTGCGCTGCTGGGTCTGTTCTCAGCTTTTATGCCGCAGATTGCCAGCTATTTTGTGCCCTGGGGCTACTTTGTGCCGCTGTGCAGCTACGAGGTCAAGGTCTGGGACCAGGCCAGCCACACCGTACTTTACGGCACGCGGCCCTGCAACTGGGGGCTGTTGGTATTTACCTTTGGGCTGGCAGTCTCTTTGTTTGGCGTTTGCTGGCGCGTGATGTGCAATAAGGAGGTATGA
- a CDS encoding ABC transporter ATP-binding protein: MKIERGVYRLADNFVIEMLHITKEFPGIKANDDVTLQLRKGEIHALLGENGAGKSTLMSVLFGLYQPEKGVIKKNGKEVKIQNPNDANALGIGMVHQHFKLVECFTVLDNIILGVEDTRHGFLQKDAARKKVMQLSEKYGLKVDPDALVSDISVGMQQRVEILKMLYRDNEILIFDEPTAVLTPQEIDELMEIMRGFKAEGKSILFITHKLNEIMAVADRCTVLQKGRGIGTVDIANTTKEELSRMMVGRDVQFAVDKAPCKPGKTILEVDGLVVPSKAHKNNAVRSVSFKVNAGEIVCVAGIEGNGQTELIYGLTGLEKVTGGTVKLNGKDITHAPIRERSKDGMSHIPEDRHKHGLVLDYTVADNMVLQRYWQPEFQNHGFIKKSAVMDYAERLIKQYDVRSGQGPITIARSMSGGNQQKAIIAREVDKDPDLLVAVQPTRGLDVGAIEYIHKQIVAERDKGKAVLLVSLELDEVMNLSDRILVMYEGEIVGEFDPKTTTVEELGLYMAGAKKQGEAKA; this comes from the coding sequence ATGAAAATAGAAAGGGGCGTGTACCGATTGGCAGATAATTTCGTTATCGAGATGCTGCACATCACCAAGGAGTTCCCAGGTATCAAGGCCAACGACGATGTCACGCTGCAGCTGCGCAAAGGCGAGATCCATGCGCTGCTGGGCGAAAACGGCGCCGGTAAATCTACCCTGATGAGCGTACTGTTCGGTCTGTATCAGCCGGAAAAAGGCGTTATCAAGAAAAATGGCAAAGAGGTCAAGATCCAGAACCCCAACGACGCCAACGCGCTTGGCATCGGCATGGTGCACCAGCATTTCAAGCTGGTCGAATGTTTTACCGTTCTTGACAATATCATTCTGGGTGTCGAGGATACCCGCCATGGTTTCCTGCAAAAGGACGCTGCCCGCAAAAAGGTCATGCAGCTCAGCGAGAAGTACGGCCTGAAAGTCGACCCTGATGCGCTGGTCAGCGACATCTCCGTCGGTATGCAGCAGCGTGTCGAAATCCTCAAAATGCTCTACCGCGACAACGAGATCCTTATTTTCGACGAGCCTACGGCGGTTCTGACTCCGCAGGAGATCGACGAGCTGATGGAGATCATGCGCGGCTTCAAGGCCGAGGGCAAGAGCATCCTGTTCATCACCCACAAGCTGAATGAGATCATGGCGGTTGCCGACCGCTGCACCGTCCTGCAAAAGGGCCGCGGCATCGGTACCGTGGATATTGCCAATACCACCAAAGAGGAACTGTCCCGCATGATGGTCGGCCGCGACGTGCAGTTTGCTGTCGACAAGGCCCCTTGCAAGCCGGGCAAGACCATCCTGGAAGTGGACGGCCTGGTCGTGCCCAGCAAGGCGCACAAGAACAACGCCGTCCGCAGCGTCAGCTTCAAGGTCAACGCAGGGGAGATCGTCTGTGTGGCCGGTATCGAAGGCAACGGCCAGACCGAGTTGATCTACGGCCTGACCGGCCTGGAGAAAGTCACCGGCGGCACGGTCAAGCTCAACGGAAAGGACATCACCCACGCCCCCATCCGTGAGCGCTCCAAGGATGGCATGAGCCATATCCCGGAGGACCGCCACAAGCATGGCCTGGTGCTGGACTACACCGTGGCCGACAACATGGTATTGCAGCGCTACTGGCAGCCGGAGTTCCAGAACCACGGCTTCATCAAAAAAAGTGCTGTCATGGACTATGCCGAGCGCCTCATCAAACAGTACGACGTGCGCAGCGGCCAGGGTCCCATCACGATCGCCCGCAGCATGTCCGGCGGCAACCAGCAGAAAGCCATTATCGCCCGCGAGGTCGATAAAGACCCCGACCTGCTGGTAGCTGTCCAGCCCACCCGCGGCCTGGACGTCGGCGCGATCGAGTATATCCACAAGCAGATCGTGGCCGAGCGCGATAAAGGCAAGGCTGTTCTCCTCGTCAGCCTGGAGCTGGACGAGGTCATGAACCTGTCCGACCGCATCCTTGTTATGTACGAGGGTGAGATCGTGGGCGAGTTCGATCCCAAGACCACGACGGTTGAGGAACTGGGCCTGTACATGGCAGGCGCTAAAAAGCAAGGGGAGGCGAAAGCATGA
- a CDS encoding ABC transporter permease translates to MLKRCIAAENRKLHRSPIWLLFFVMPLISASYGTFNYLQNLEILHERWYSLWTQHTLFYSMLFFPAMVAAYAAYLWRLEHMGHNWNLIMAAPVPPLDLFLAKFCVVFKLALFTQVWELTLFVACGKLFARFPDWPPVELILFGLRGTVGALAVIAAQLLLAMVLRSFAVPIFLAIVGGIVGMLLGSKGYSLFWPYCLMQAGMNANRSEDILAGQGVQFAAASAFWLAAMFVTAYLLLKERDVKA, encoded by the coding sequence ATGCTGAAACGCTGTATTGCAGCCGAAAACCGCAAGCTGCACCGCTCGCCAATCTGGCTGCTGTTTTTTGTGATGCCGCTGATCTCGGCCAGTTACGGCACCTTCAACTACCTGCAAAATCTCGAAATCCTGCACGAGCGCTGGTACAGCTTGTGGACCCAGCACACGCTGTTTTACTCGATGCTGTTCTTCCCTGCCATGGTGGCGGCCTATGCGGCCTACCTGTGGCGGCTGGAGCATATGGGCCACAACTGGAATTTAATTATGGCCGCCCCCGTGCCGCCGCTGGATCTGTTTTTGGCCAAGTTCTGCGTGGTGTTTAAGCTGGCGCTGTTCACCCAAGTCTGGGAACTGACACTGTTTGTTGCCTGCGGCAAGCTGTTTGCCCGGTTTCCCGATTGGCCGCCGGTGGAACTGATTTTGTTTGGGCTGCGGGGCACAGTAGGGGCGCTGGCGGTGATTGCAGCGCAATTGCTGCTGGCCATGGTCCTCCGCAGCTTTGCGGTGCCGATCTTCCTTGCCATTGTCGGCGGCATCGTGGGCATGCTGCTGGGCAGCAAGGGGTATTCCCTCTTTTGGCCCTACTGCCTGATGCAGGCTGGCATGAACGCCAACCGCAGCGAGGATATTCTCGCCGGGCAGGGCGTGCAGTTTGCCGCCGCCAGCGCCTTTTGGCTGGCAGCCATGTTTGTAACGGCCTACTTGCTTTTAAAAGAACGTGACGTGAAAGCTTAA
- a CDS encoding BMP family ABC transporter substrate-binding protein yields MKKFIALVLTLALAVSLCACSSKASSQTVTFTVPMDDSTYTFTAPVDENGESATLPGGATIALAAEQASLDDGADTLLWKGIQTFAGTYGYTAENHTAADTSVEAAEAALREAAESGAALVVCRGETMAQALFNIQNNYPGVHYLLFDGEPHNSSYTNYTTESNVHCVLFQEEQAGFLAGYAAVTDGYTQLGFIGAEEIPGVVRYVTGFLQGAEYAAEQQGLTVDLRTWFAGTYSASDDTTNRMLDWCNNGTTLLFVNGGNLIASAIDAAKETTSGNEVRVMASDYDQNDSSDLILGSAIKCYNSAVQQELYAFFSGNAAWDQTVAGQSEKVGYTTGAVALAGPHWRFAELSQHDYERLYTQLRNSDLKVDAYADMNTLPDTPNVMVEEQN; encoded by the coding sequence ATGAAAAAATTCATTGCGCTGGTCCTGACCCTGGCGCTGGCGGTAAGCCTGTGCGCCTGCAGCAGCAAGGCCAGCAGCCAGACGGTGACCTTCACGGTGCCGATGGACGACAGTACCTATACCTTTACGGCCCCGGTTGACGAAAACGGCGAGTCTGCCACCTTGCCCGGCGGGGCAACCATCGCCCTGGCGGCCGAGCAGGCCAGCCTGGACGACGGCGCCGACACCCTGCTGTGGAAGGGCATCCAGACTTTTGCCGGCACCTACGGCTACACGGCTGAGAACCACACTGCCGCCGATACCTCGGTGGAGGCGGCCGAAGCCGCCCTGCGTGAAGCCGCCGAGAGCGGCGCGGCGCTGGTCGTCTGCCGCGGCGAGACCATGGCCCAGGCGCTGTTCAACATCCAGAACAACTACCCCGGCGTACACTACCTGCTGTTTGACGGCGAGCCCCACAACAGCAGCTACACCAACTATACCACCGAGTCCAACGTCCACTGTGTCCTCTTCCAGGAGGAGCAGGCCGGTTTCCTGGCGGGTTACGCCGCCGTGACGGACGGCTACACCCAGCTGGGCTTTATCGGTGCCGAGGAGATCCCCGGCGTGGTGCGCTACGTCACCGGCTTTTTGCAGGGGGCCGAGTATGCGGCCGAGCAGCAGGGCCTTACGGTGGATCTGCGCACCTGGTTTGCCGGTACCTACAGCGCCAGCGATGACACCACCAACCGCATGCTGGATTGGTGCAACAACGGCACCACGCTGCTCTTCGTCAACGGCGGCAACCTGATCGCCAGTGCTATCGACGCCGCCAAGGAGACCACCAGCGGCAACGAGGTCCGCGTGATGGCCAGCGACTATGACCAGAACGATTCCTCGGATCTGATCCTGGGCAGTGCCATCAAGTGCTATAACTCCGCCGTGCAGCAGGAACTGTATGCCTTCTTCTCCGGCAATGCCGCCTGGGACCAGACTGTGGCAGGCCAGAGCGAAAAGGTGGGCTACACCACCGGCGCCGTGGCCTTGGCAGGCCCCCACTGGCGTTTTGCCGAGCTGAGCCAGCACGACTATGAGCGCCTGTACACCCAGCTGCGCAACAGCGACCTGAAGGTGGACGCCTACGCCGACATGAACACCCTGCCCGACACCCCCAACGTGATGGTGGAGGAGCAAAACTGA
- the deoD gene encoding purine-nucleoside phosphorylase, translated as MSTPHNRAEKGDFAKTVLMPGDPLRAKFIAETFLENPRLVTDVRGMYGFTGTYQGRPISVMGSGMGMPSIGIYSYELFSQYGVENIIRIGSAGSYTDKAKLFDVVLATGAYSESNYAVTQSGDTDDIQQPSCELNNALRASAAAQNIPLIEGNIHSSDVFYRQPSDAKPTYWEKLRDEKGCLAVEMESFALFHNAKVLGKRAACLLTISDSFVSPEITTAEQRQTSFTEMMKVALGVDAYLEK; from the coding sequence CGGGCGAAGTTCATCGCCGAAACCTTTTTGGAGAACCCGCGCCTCGTCACCGACGTGCGCGGTATGTACGGCTTTACCGGCACTTACCAGGGCCGCCCCATCAGCGTGATGGGCAGCGGCATGGGCATGCCGTCCATCGGCATCTATTCCTACGAGCTGTTCAGCCAGTATGGCGTCGAGAACATCATCCGCATCGGCTCTGCCGGTTCTTACACCGACAAGGCCAAGCTGTTTGACGTGGTGCTGGCCACCGGTGCTTACTCGGAGAGCAACTACGCTGTGACCCAGAGCGGCGACACCGACGACATCCAGCAGCCCAGCTGCGAGCTGAACAACGCCCTGCGTGCCAGCGCCGCCGCCCAGAACATTCCTCTGATCGAGGGCAACATCCATTCCTCGGACGTGTTCTACCGCCAGCCCAGCGATGCCAAGCCGACTTATTGGGAAAAGCTGCGGGACGAGAAGGGCTGCCTGGCCGTCGAGATGGAGAGCTTCGCCCTTTTCCACAATGCCAAGGTGCTGGGCAAGCGCGCCGCCTGCCTGTTGACCATCTCGGACAGCTTCGTTTCTCCCGAGATCACAACCGCCGAACAGCGCCAGACCAGCTTTACCGAAATGATGAAGGTGGCCCTGGGCGTGGATGCTTATTTGGAGAAGTAA
- a CDS encoding ABC transporter permease, which yields MMIAANIISLTVLFAVPLLLVALGGMFSEHSGVINIALEGMMIIGALFACFTLQAFDQSGFGPAHPQLAMLVAILVAGLTGMIFSFFLGFAAINLKADQTIGGTALNQFAPAFAVVMTWAIQGQGLTTIAIPSWVRITRETFGLAPVEGPSFWNNLIFKYFYLTTPIAVILFIVAYIVMYKTRFGLRLRACGEHPQAADSVGINVYKMRYAGVLISGFLGGIGGLAYTVAAGSGFNSDVGGYGFLALAVMIFGNWKPFPILASSVFFALFKVIAAYSSSLSFLPKFDGVKEISNFYQMLPYIVTMIVLIFTSKNSQAPKAEGIPYDKGSR from the coding sequence ATGATGATCGCTGCTAATATTATCAGCTTGACCGTCCTGTTTGCGGTGCCGCTGCTGCTGGTTGCCCTGGGCGGTATGTTCAGTGAGCATTCCGGCGTTATCAACATCGCGCTGGAAGGCATGATGATCATTGGCGCTCTGTTTGCCTGCTTCACCCTGCAGGCGTTTGACCAGAGCGGCTTCGGTCCGGCACATCCGCAGCTGGCCATGCTGGTTGCCATCCTGGTGGCGGGCCTGACCGGCATGATCTTCTCCTTCTTCCTGGGTTTTGCTGCCATCAACCTGAAAGCTGACCAGACCATCGGCGGCACGGCGCTGAACCAGTTCGCCCCGGCCTTCGCAGTCGTTATGACCTGGGCCATCCAGGGCCAGGGCCTGACCACCATCGCCATCCCCAGCTGGGTGCGCATCACCCGCGAAACTTTCGGCCTCGCCCCGGTGGAGGGCCCCAGTTTCTGGAACAACCTGATCTTCAAGTATTTCTACCTGACTACCCCCATCGCCGTCATCCTGTTTATTGTGGCCTATATCGTCATGTACAAGACCCGCTTTGGCCTGCGCCTGCGCGCCTGCGGCGAGCATCCCCAGGCAGCGGACTCTGTGGGCATCAATGTCTACAAGATGCGCTACGCTGGCGTGCTGATCTCCGGTTTCCTGGGCGGCATCGGCGGCCTGGCCTACACGGTGGCAGCCGGTTCCGGCTTCAACTCCGACGTGGGCGGCTATGGCTTCCTGGCGCTGGCAGTTATGATCTTCGGTAACTGGAAACCGTTCCCGATCTTGGCATCCTCGGTGTTCTTTGCGCTGTTCAAGGTCATCGCGGCTTACAGCTCGTCGCTGTCCTTCCTGCCGAAGTTCGATGGCGTTAAGGAGATCTCCAACTTCTACCAGATGCTGCCGTATATCGTCACGATGATCGTGCTGATCTTCACCTCCAAGAACTCTCAGGCCCCCAAGGCCGAGGGCATCCCCTACGATAAGGGCAGCCGCTAA
- a CDS encoding BMP family ABC transporter substrate-binding protein produces MKKFISMAMAGCMALSLAACGGSSASTAESTATSTEATSEAAASGSKTDVAFVTDVGNIDDQSFNQYTWQGVQDFCSANSLNANYYRPTEDSDAARLEQMDNAVNDGAKAVVVAGYLFGSSIAEAQAKYPDVEFLALDVSTVDLGDTAPAENTALITYKEEQAGYLAGYAAVYDGYKELGFLGGMAVPAVIRYGYGFVQGADAAAKELGVDDVNIKYWYSGGFAATDEVKNKMDGWYSEGTEVVFACGGPVCESCDAAAQANGGKMIGVDVDQSGRYDTVITSAMKGLAESVNEALTDSMNNGWKFTETYAGKETKLGAAENCVGLPMETSKFNKFTQEQYDAMYASIVDGTLTIDDSFDTAVTPSVTNVTVDYQG; encoded by the coding sequence ATGAAGAAGTTTATTTCTATGGCGATGGCCGGCTGCATGGCCCTCTCTCTGGCTGCCTGCGGCGGTTCCTCCGCCAGCACTGCCGAGAGCACTGCTACCAGCACCGAGGCTACCTCTGAGGCTGCTGCTTCCGGCAGCAAGACCGACGTCGCTTTCGTTACCGACGTTGGCAACATCGACGACCAGTCCTTCAACCAGTACACCTGGCAGGGCGTGCAGGACTTCTGCTCTGCAAACAGCCTGAACGCTAACTACTATCGTCCTACCGAGGACTCCGACGCTGCCCGTTTGGAGCAGATGGACAACGCTGTCAATGACGGCGCTAAGGCCGTCGTCGTTGCCGGCTACCTGTTCGGTTCCTCTATCGCTGAGGCTCAGGCCAAGTACCCCGACGTTGAGTTCCTGGCTCTGGACGTTTCCACCGTCGACCTGGGCGACACTGCCCCCGCTGAGAACACCGCTCTGATCACCTACAAGGAAGAGCAGGCCGGTTATCTGGCTGGCTACGCCGCTGTTTACGACGGCTACAAAGAGCTGGGCTTCCTGGGCGGCATGGCTGTTCCCGCGGTTATCCGTTACGGCTACGGCTTCGTGCAGGGCGCTGACGCTGCTGCTAAGGAGCTGGGCGTTGACGATGTCAACATCAAGTACTGGTACTCCGGCGGCTTCGCTGCTACCGATGAGGTCAAGAACAAGATGGACGGCTGGTACTCTGAGGGTACCGAGGTCGTCTTTGCCTGCGGCGGCCCCGTCTGCGAGAGCTGCGACGCTGCTGCTCAGGCCAACGGCGGCAAGATGATCGGCGTTGACGTCGACCAGTCCGGCCGGTACGACACCGTTATCACCTCTGCCATGAAGGGCCTGGCCGAGTCCGTGAACGAGGCTCTGACCGACTCCATGAACAATGGCTGGAAGTTCACCGAGACTTACGCCGGCAAGGAGACCAAGCTGGGCGCTGCCGAGAACTGCGTTGGCCTGCCCATGGAGACCAGCAAGTTCAACAAGTTCACCCAGGAGCAGTACGACGCTATGTATGCTTCCATCGTTGACGGCACCCTGACCATCGACGACAGCTTCGATACCGCTGTTACTCCTTCCGTCACCAACGTGACCGTGGACTACCAGGGCTAA
- a CDS encoding ABC transporter permease, whose amino-acid sequence MSKKSKQPLLQNPGVVGVLASLLSIVIGLVLGFILLVVLNPGASLEGMKAMMTTGFASMDKLGKVLYQAAPLMMCGLSVGFAFKTGLFNIGAPGQYTMGSFFALLCAIQFQLPWFVCLLAAAIGGAIWGIFPGLFKAYFNVNEVITSIMFNWIGMYLVNLILANSPKMLASGWGASNSDRTAALSAANPGAILPKGPFAGLFGNSSWINIGIILTIIFALIVWVVLQKTTFGYELKACGLSRDAAQYAGINAKRNIVLSMVIAGALSGIGGGIYYLAGTGQYVIEKSILGMGFNGIPVALLASSNPIGTIFSALFISYIQVGGAAMQPAYSSETIDIVIAVIIYLAAFALLMRGVIAKAVSGRKEKGGAAK is encoded by the coding sequence ATGAGTAAAAAATCCAAACAGCCGCTTTTGCAGAACCCCGGCGTGGTAGGCGTTCTGGCAAGTTTGCTGTCCATCGTCATCGGCCTGGTGCTGGGCTTTATCCTGCTGGTGGTGCTGAACCCCGGCGCATCGCTGGAAGGCATGAAGGCTATGATGACCACCGGCTTTGCCAGCATGGACAAGCTTGGCAAGGTATTATATCAGGCAGCGCCGCTGATGATGTGCGGCCTGTCGGTCGGCTTTGCATTCAAGACCGGCCTGTTCAACATTGGCGCACCTGGCCAGTACACCATGGGCTCGTTCTTCGCCCTGCTGTGCGCCATCCAGTTTCAGCTGCCTTGGTTCGTCTGCCTGCTGGCAGCGGCCATCGGCGGTGCGATCTGGGGCATCTTCCCCGGCCTGTTCAAGGCATACTTTAACGTCAACGAGGTCATTACCTCCATCATGTTCAACTGGATCGGCATGTACCTCGTCAATCTGATTCTGGCCAACTCGCCCAAGATGCTGGCTTCCGGCTGGGGCGCTTCCAACTCGGACCGTACCGCGGCACTGTCTGCCGCCAACCCCGGCGCCATCCTGCCCAAGGGCCCGTTCGCCGGGCTGTTCGGTAATTCCAGCTGGATCAACATCGGCATCATCCTGACCATCATCTTCGCGCTGATCGTCTGGGTCGTGCTGCAAAAGACCACCTTCGGCTATGAGCTGAAAGCCTGCGGTCTCAGCCGCGACGCTGCCCAGTACGCCGGCATCAACGCCAAGCGCAACATCGTGCTGTCCATGGTCATCGCCGGTGCGCTGTCCGGCATCGGCGGCGGCATCTACTACCTGGCTGGCACGGGTCAGTACGTTATCGAAAAATCCATTTTGGGCATGGGCTTCAACGGCATCCCCGTTGCGCTGTTGGCAAGCTCTAACCCCATCGGCACCATCTTCTCGGCGCTGTTCATCAGCTACATCCAGGTGGGCGGCGCTGCCATGCAGCCGGCTTACTCCTCCGAGACGATCGACATCGTGATCGCTGTCATCATCTATCTGGCGGCTTTCGCCCTGCTGATGCGCGGCGTGATCGCCAAGGCGGTTTCCGGCCGTAAAGAGAAAGGGGGCGCTGCCAAATGA
- a CDS encoding ABC transporter ATP-binding protein, with protein sequence MQNVIETDALCKRYGSHLVVDHLALTVPEGCVYGFLGPNGAGKSTTMKMLLGLVHPTGGTVRLLGREMTDANRLALLRQTGSLIESPSGYLHLTARENLEIVADLKGVPHKDIARVLDIVQLTNDQHRKVGQYSLGMKQRLGIAMALLGSPKLLVLDEPTNGLDPAGIQEMRELIRTMPAATGATVLISSHLLGEMEQMVEQVGIIDHGRMLFEGPLTELQRHSKGALTLRLLHPAKALPVLQANGLPTAAVGEDNTIALPPLRDDLLAGLVQALADSGAGVVGLTQHTRTLEEIFLTLTAPKEVG encoded by the coding sequence ATGCAAAACGTGATTGAAACCGACGCCCTGTGCAAGCGCTATGGCAGCCATCTGGTGGTGGATCATCTGGCGCTGACCGTGCCGGAGGGCTGTGTCTACGGCTTTTTAGGCCCCAACGGTGCGGGCAAATCCACCACGATGAAGATGCTGCTGGGTCTGGTGCACCCCACCGGCGGCACGGTGCGGCTGCTGGGCCGGGAGATGACCGACGCCAACCGCCTGGCTCTGCTGCGGCAGACCGGCAGTCTGATTGAGTCGCCCTCCGGCTACCTGCACCTGACCGCACGGGAGAATCTGGAGATCGTGGCCGACTTAAAAGGTGTGCCCCACAAGGACATTGCCCGTGTGCTGGACATTGTACAGCTGACCAATGACCAGCACCGCAAGGTGGGGCAGTATTCGCTGGGCATGAAGCAGCGGCTGGGCATCGCCATGGCCCTGCTGGGCAGCCCCAAGCTGCTGGTGCTGGACGAACCCACCAACGGCCTGGACCCCGCCGGTATCCAGGAGATGCGGGAACTCATCCGCACCATGCCCGCCGCCACCGGAGCCACTGTGCTGATTTCCAGCCATCTGCTGGGCGAGATGGAGCAGATGGTGGAGCAGGTAGGCATCATCGACCATGGGCGGATGCTGTTTGAAGGCCCGCTGACTGAACTGCAGCGCCACAGCAAGGGTGCGCTGACCCTGCGGCTGCTGCACCCTGCCAAGGCTTTGCCGGTGCTGCAGGCCAACGGGCTGCCCACCGCCGCAGTGGGCGAGGATAACACCATCGCCCTGCCGCCCCTGCGGGACGACCTGCTGGCGGGCCTGGTGCAGGCCTTAGCGGACAGCGGCGCCGGGGTGGTGGGCCTGACCCAGCACACCAGGACACTGGAGGAAATTTTCCTGACGCTGACCGCGCCGAAGGAGGTGGGCTGA